One segment of Aquimarina sp. BL5 DNA contains the following:
- a CDS encoding glycosyl hydrolase, which yields MIGNFSSLNAQTYNEKLYDALEYRLVGPFRGGRSAAVTGVPGKPNLFYFGATGGGIWKTTDGGRTWENISDGFFGGSVGSISVSKSDPNVIYVGGGEKTLRGNVSSGYGVWKSVDAGKTWIQSGLPNSRHIPRIAIHPTNPDIVYTGVLGNIYKPTQDRGVYKSIDGGKTWNKVLFANQDAGAVDLTLDPNNPRILYASTWNARRTPYSLSSGGNGSALWKSTDSGKTWKEISKNKGFAKDTLGIMGVTVSPVNSERVWAIVENKEKGGVYRSDDGGETWSQLNSDRSLRQRAWYYTRIYADPSDKDVVYVVNVSYHKSKDGGKNFSSFRAPHGDHHDLWIAPENPKRMIMGDDGGAQITYDGGETWSTYHNQPTSQFYRVTTDNNFPYRIYAAQQDNSTIRINHRSTGRSISEKDWESTAGGESAHIAIDPKDNDIVYGGSYDGFLTRVNHRTETVRSISVWPDNPMGHGAEDMKYRFQWNFPIMFSKHNPNRLYTFSNQVHVTENEGQSWEVISPDLTRNDPSKLKSSGGPITQDNTSVEYYCTIFAAAESPLKEGLLWTGSDDGLVHISQDGGKNWSNVTPKGMPEWMMINSIEPSSFNEGTCYIAGTRYKSGDFAPYLYKTTNYGQSWTKITTGIDSEHFTRVLRADPKRKGLLYAGTETGMYISFDDGSNWKPFQLNLPIVPITDLAIKNNNLIVATQGRSLWIIDDLTVLHQLKNSYKTQENILFKPKDTYRMRGGSIKGSKTEGTNHPSGVITYFNLKNFDKKKDTISLTYFNTKGDTIKSFSTSAKEKKDQLVDLKKGANQFNWNMRGDGAEKLKGMILWWANLNGPKAVPGTYKVSLNVNGTTISQPFTILVDPRAEATAQQMQQQFDFITSVNKTVDNAHQSIKKIRKINEQLKSFSVQYKDDEKTKDLVTKAKDLQKKFGEIEKALYQTKNRSGQDPLNFPIKLTNKLGHLNSLVGMGDFGPTAQDIAVKNELTKQIDEQLTAFDKLISEEIKSFNSEFNTLQLNYLFVE from the coding sequence ATGATCGGCAATTTCTCATCCTTAAACGCACAAACGTATAACGAGAAGTTATATGATGCATTAGAATATCGATTAGTTGGCCCTTTTAGAGGTGGTCGTAGTGCCGCAGTAACGGGAGTTCCTGGCAAACCAAATCTGTTTTATTTTGGTGCTACTGGTGGTGGAATATGGAAAACAACGGATGGTGGCCGTACCTGGGAAAACATTTCCGATGGATTTTTTGGTGGATCAGTTGGTTCTATTTCCGTTTCTAAAAGTGATCCAAATGTAATTTACGTTGGTGGCGGAGAAAAAACGCTTCGTGGTAATGTATCTTCTGGATACGGAGTTTGGAAAAGTGTTGACGCAGGAAAAACCTGGATCCAATCAGGTCTTCCAAATAGTAGGCATATACCAAGAATAGCAATACACCCAACCAATCCTGATATTGTATATACTGGTGTTTTAGGAAACATCTATAAGCCTACTCAAGATCGTGGGGTTTATAAAAGCATTGATGGCGGAAAAACTTGGAACAAAGTGTTATTTGCCAATCAGGATGCTGGAGCAGTTGATCTTACGCTAGACCCAAATAACCCAAGGATTTTATACGCATCTACCTGGAATGCCAGAAGAACGCCATATAGTTTAAGCTCTGGAGGTAATGGTTCTGCGTTATGGAAAAGTACAGATAGCGGAAAAACCTGGAAAGAAATTTCAAAGAATAAAGGATTCGCAAAAGATACATTAGGAATTATGGGAGTAACAGTTTCTCCTGTAAATAGTGAAAGAGTTTGGGCGATTGTAGAGAATAAAGAAAAAGGAGGTGTTTACAGAAGTGATGACGGTGGTGAAACCTGGAGCCAACTTAATAGTGATCGCAGCCTTCGTCAGCGTGCTTGGTATTACACCCGTATTTATGCTGATCCTAGTGATAAAGACGTGGTATATGTAGTAAATGTATCATATCATAAAAGTAAAGATGGTGGAAAAAACTTTAGTAGTTTCAGAGCACCGCATGGTGATCATCACGATCTTTGGATAGCCCCAGAGAATCCTAAACGTATGATTATGGGTGATGATGGTGGAGCACAAATCACCTATGATGGAGGAGAAACCTGGAGTACCTATCATAATCAACCTACTTCTCAATTTTATCGAGTGACCACAGATAATAATTTCCCTTATAGAATTTATGCTGCTCAACAAGATAATTCTACTATTAGAATCAATCATAGAAGTACCGGAAGATCTATCTCTGAAAAAGACTGGGAGTCTACAGCTGGTGGAGAATCAGCACACATTGCTATAGATCCAAAAGATAATGATATAGTATATGGAGGTAGTTATGATGGTTTTTTAACAAGAGTAAATCATAGGACAGAAACCGTAAGATCCATTAGTGTTTGGCCCGATAATCCAATGGGACATGGTGCAGAGGATATGAAATATCGTTTTCAATGGAATTTTCCTATCATGTTTTCTAAACACAATCCTAATAGACTTTATACCTTCTCTAATCAAGTTCACGTAACTGAAAATGAAGGTCAGAGCTGGGAAGTAATCAGCCCAGATCTAACCAGAAACGATCCCAGTAAACTTAAATCTTCTGGAGGTCCAATTACTCAAGACAATACTTCAGTAGAATATTACTGTACAATTTTTGCTGCTGCAGAAAGCCCTCTTAAAGAAGGCTTATTATGGACAGGAAGTGATGATGGATTAGTACATATAAGTCAAGATGGTGGAAAAAACTGGAGTAATGTAACTCCTAAAGGAATGCCAGAATGGATGATGATTAATAGTATAGAGCCTAGTAGTTTTAATGAAGGTACTTGCTATATTGCAGGAACTCGCTATAAATCTGGTGATTTTGCTCCATATTTATACAAAACCACTAATTATGGACAGTCTTGGACAAAAATCACTACAGGAATAGATAGTGAACATTTTACCAGAGTACTTCGTGCTGATCCAAAACGAAAAGGACTACTATATGCTGGTACCGAAACAGGAATGTATATTTCATTTGATGATGGATCTAATTGGAAACCATTTCAATTAAATCTTCCTATTGTCCCTATTACAGATCTAGCGATTAAAAACAACAATTTGATTGTTGCAACACAAGGAAGAAGCCTTTGGATCATTGATGATCTTACAGTATTACATCAACTTAAGAATAGTTACAAAACACAGGAAAACATCCTGTTTAAGCCAAAGGATACATACAGAATGAGGGGTGGTAGCATAAAAGGTTCTAAAACCGAAGGAACGAATCATCCAAGTGGAGTAATTACGTATTTCAATCTTAAAAACTTTGACAAGAAAAAAGATACTATTTCGCTTACTTATTTTAATACAAAAGGAGATACTATTAAATCGTTTAGCACCAGTGCAAAGGAGAAAAAAGATCAATTAGTTGATCTAAAAAAAGGAGCAAATCAGTTTAACTGGAACATGCGAGGAGATGGTGCTGAAAAATTGAAAGGAATGATTTTATGGTGGGCAAATCTTAATGGCCCAAAAGCTGTTCCAGGAACCTATAAAGTAAGCCTGAATGTAAATGGAACAACAATTTCGCAACCATTTACCATCTTAGTTGACCCCAGAGCAGAAGCTACTGCGCAACAAATGCAACAGCAATTTGATTTTATAACTAGTGTAAACAAAACAGTAGATAACGCCCATCAATCCATCAAAAAAATTAGAAAAATCAATGAGCAATTGAAGTCTTTCTCAGTACAGTATAAAGACGATGAGAAAACAAAAGATTTGGTGACAAAAGCTAAAGACCTACAGAAAAAGTTTGGTGAAATTGAAAAAGCATTATACCAAACAAAAAACCGTAGCGGTCAGGATCCTTTAAATTTCCCTATAAAATTGACAAATAAACTCGGACACTTAAACTCATTAGTAGGAATGGGAGATTTTGGACCTACAGCGCAAGATATTGCAGTAAAAAACGAATTGACTAAACAAATCGATGAGCAACTTACTGCTTTTGATAAATTAATTTCTGAGGAAATAAAAAGCTTTAATTCAGAATTCAATACCTTGCAACTTAATTATCTTTTTGTAGAGTAA
- a CDS encoding CopD family protein gives MQEYYNYIKALHLIFVITWFAGLFYIPRLFIYQIEAFQKPSPDKEILGNQLKLMAKRLWYIITWPSAILATTFAICLLVLRPVLLELPWMHVKLGFIVLLFIYHLKSHQIFKQLQVGVVKWTSNQMRLWNEGATIILFAVIFLVIVRDAVNWIYGVIGILLLAVLLMLGIKFYKRVRDKNPDA, from the coding sequence ATGCAAGAATACTATAACTATATAAAAGCCCTGCACCTCATCTTTGTGATAACCTGGTTTGCGGGGCTCTTTTATATTCCGAGATTATTTATCTATCAGATCGAAGCTTTCCAGAAACCTTCTCCTGACAAAGAAATATTAGGTAATCAACTAAAATTAATGGCTAAACGTCTTTGGTATATTATTACCTGGCCTTCTGCCATTTTAGCAACAACCTTTGCTATTTGCTTACTAGTTTTAAGACCTGTCTTATTAGAATTGCCTTGGATGCACGTAAAATTGGGGTTCATTGTTTTACTTTTTATCTATCATTTAAAAAGTCACCAAATTTTCAAACAACTTCAGGTTGGTGTTGTAAAATGGACTTCTAATCAAATGAGGTTATGGAATGAAGGTGCTACTATAATACTATTTGCTGTTATATTTTTAGTAATTGTTCGCGATGCTGTTAATTGGATTTATGGAGTTATCGGGATTCTTTTGCTTGCTGTTCTGTTAATGCTGGGCATTAAATTTTATAAAAGAGTAAGAGATAAAAATCCAGATGCATAG
- a CDS encoding GNAT family N-acetyltransferase → MSLFPKTYKTKNDQSVTIRQAVSDDAEKLLKLKLAYLKNTESLPLFVNEYPNDIHQESEMIKRYQSEKNSMILVAVFKDEIIGNIDLTGSWRKKMQHTAVIGMGIDMKWQNLGIGTLLLQNIIDWAEENQILKSIWLEVYANNVSGVALYRKLGFEKCGILPNFFLEKGVFVDKIIMHKEVA, encoded by the coding sequence TTGAGCTTATTTCCAAAAACATATAAAACTAAAAATGATCAGTCTGTCACTATCCGACAAGCTGTATCTGATGATGCCGAAAAACTATTAAAGCTCAAACTAGCATATCTAAAAAATACCGAAAGTTTGCCTTTGTTCGTAAATGAATACCCAAACGATATTCATCAAGAAAGCGAGATGATCAAACGGTATCAATCAGAGAAAAACAGTATGATTTTAGTGGCCGTTTTCAAAGATGAGATTATCGGAAACATCGATCTTACCGGAAGTTGGAGAAAAAAGATGCAACATACTGCAGTTATTGGAATGGGAATTGACATGAAATGGCAAAATTTAGGTATTGGCACTTTATTACTTCAGAATATTATAGACTGGGCAGAAGAAAATCAAATTTTGAAATCGATCTGGCTAGAAGTATATGCAAATAATGTATCAGGAGTTGCTTTATATAGAAAGCTTGGATTCGAAAAATGCGGAATTCTTCCTAATTTCTTTCTGGAAAAAGGAGTATTCGTAGATAAAATTATTATGCATAAAGAAGTTGCTTAA
- a CDS encoding YicC/YloC family endoribonuclease produces MIKSMTGFGKSILQLPTKKITIEVKSLNSKNLDLNARIPSQYREKELEMRKTIAKTLERGKVDFGLYVEVTAEENSTKINEDIVKDYIKQLETIYNSGDKLEMMKMAVRMPDALKTERAEVDKKEFEAIKGGLLEALEAIENYRLDEGKALEKDFITRIKNISDLLTKVIEIDPERIEVVRERLHKAVSELKEQVDENRFEQELVYYLEKFDITEEKVRLANHLEYFTTTLNSKDSNGKKLGFITQEIGREINTVGSKSNYAPMQQLVVQMKDELEKIKEQLLNIL; encoded by the coding sequence ATGATCAAATCCATGACAGGTTTTGGGAAGTCAATCCTTCAACTTCCTACCAAAAAAATTACTATTGAGGTAAAATCACTGAATAGCAAGAACCTAGACCTAAACGCAAGAATTCCCTCTCAATATCGCGAAAAGGAATTAGAAATGCGTAAGACCATTGCCAAAACCCTGGAAAGAGGTAAAGTAGACTTTGGTTTATATGTAGAAGTTACTGCAGAAGAAAATTCTACTAAAATCAATGAGGATATCGTAAAAGACTATATCAAGCAACTAGAAACCATCTACAATTCTGGAGATAAACTAGAAATGATGAAAATGGCCGTACGCATGCCAGATGCTTTAAAAACCGAACGAGCAGAAGTAGATAAAAAAGAGTTTGAAGCTATAAAAGGTGGTCTTCTGGAGGCTTTGGAGGCAATAGAAAACTATAGGCTTGATGAAGGAAAAGCTTTAGAAAAAGATTTCATAACTCGTATTAAGAATATTAGTGATTTGCTTACTAAAGTAATTGAAATCGATCCTGAACGTATTGAAGTAGTTCGCGAAAGATTACACAAAGCGGTTTCTGAATTAAAAGAGCAGGTAGATGAAAATCGTTTTGAACAAGAATTGGTATACTATCTGGAAAAATTTGATATTACTGAGGAAAAAGTAAGACTCGCTAATCACTTGGAATATTTTACAACCACTCTGAATTCTAAAGATTCTAATGGTAAAAAATTAGGATTCATCACACAAGAGATAGGTCGTGAGATAAATACTGTAGGTAGTAAATCTAATTATGCACCTATGCAACAACTAGTTGTACAAATGAAAGATGAATTAGAAAAGATCAAGGAACAGTTATTGAATATTTTATAA
- the gmk gene encoding guanylate kinase — MKQGKLIVLSAPSGSGKTTLVKYLLHNEELNLDFSISAASREPRGGEIHGKDYYFLSLREFKDKIKADEFLEWEEVYRDNFYGTLKTEVQRIWDKGKHVIFDIDVVGGLDIKRIYPDRTLAIFVKPPSIEELKIRLKKRKTESEDKINMRVAKASTELATAPQFDAIITNDDLEKAKAEVLQLVKKFIVG; from the coding sequence ATGAAACAAGGAAAACTTATAGTGCTGTCTGCACCATCAGGAAGTGGAAAAACTACATTAGTTAAATATTTATTACATAATGAGGAATTGAATTTAGATTTCTCAATATCCGCTGCTTCCAGAGAACCTCGAGGAGGAGAAATACACGGAAAGGATTATTATTTTCTTTCTCTAAGAGAATTTAAGGATAAGATCAAAGCAGATGAGTTTCTAGAATGGGAAGAAGTATATCGTGATAATTTTTATGGAACGCTGAAAACAGAAGTACAACGTATCTGGGATAAAGGCAAACATGTTATTTTTGATATCGACGTAGTTGGAGGACTAGATATTAAAAGAATTTATCCCGATAGAACACTTGCTATTTTTGTAAAACCACCTAGTATCGAAGAATTAAAAATCCGATTAAAGAAACGCAAAACTGAATCCGAAGATAAAATCAATATGAGAGTTGCTAAAGCCTCTACGGAGTTAGCAACTGCTCCGCAATTTGATGCTATCATAACTAATGATGATCTAGAAAAAGCAAAAGCGGAAGTCCTTCAGTTAGTAAAGAAATTTATTGTAGGATAA
- the nadD gene encoding nicotinate (nicotinamide) nucleotide adenylyltransferase, whose translation MKKIGLYFGTFNPIHIGHLAIANHMAEYSDLDEIWMVVTPHNPFKKKSSLLDNTHRLEMVYRATESYSKLKPSDIEFKLPQPNYTVNTLVHLQEKHPDYQFNLIMGEDNLKSFHKWKNYEAILENHHIYVYPRISEGAMDHQFKNHHKIHLVAAPIMEISSTFIRKAIPEDKNIRPLLPKEVWEYIDEMNFYK comes from the coding sequence ATGAAGAAAATAGGTTTATATTTCGGAACATTTAATCCTATTCATATAGGGCATCTGGCAATCGCCAATCATATGGCAGAATATTCAGATTTAGATGAAATCTGGATGGTCGTAACTCCCCATAATCCTTTTAAAAAGAAAAGCTCTTTATTAGATAATACGCATCGCCTAGAAATGGTATATCGCGCTACAGAATCCTATTCTAAACTAAAACCAAGCGATATCGAGTTTAAACTACCGCAACCAAATTACACAGTAAATACATTAGTTCATCTACAAGAAAAACACCCTGATTATCAGTTTAATTTGATAATGGGTGAGGATAATTTAAAAAGTTTTCATAAATGGAAAAACTATGAGGCTATACTAGAAAATCATCATATTTATGTATATCCGCGGATTTCTGAAGGAGCTATGGATCATCAATTTAAGAATCATCATAAAATTCATCTGGTAGCTGCGCCAATTATGGAGATATCTTCTACTTTTATACGAAAAGCTATTCCTGAAGATAAAAACATCAGACCTTTGTTACCAAAAGAAGTATGGGAGTATATTGATGAAATGAATTTTTATAAATAA
- a CDS encoding RDD family protein, translating to MENEFQEVMSQRTDEELIKILTVDRGKYNPFAIKAAESEVEKRNIDTSDFEQIKEKAIVEKKQKEEVDSNVVGSGIRFLNFLIDFVIWLVLAFIISFLIGFFIQPTEQVVISLIGYILIFGTFIAYYAIMEIKFQKTIGKFITKTKVVKMNGEKPTDGDIIARTFYRLIPFDRLSFLFVKNGIHDFLSKTTVVKDKTQ from the coding sequence ATGGAAAACGAATTTCAAGAAGTTATGTCCCAACGGACTGACGAAGAATTGATAAAAATATTGACAGTAGATAGAGGAAAGTATAATCCTTTTGCAATCAAAGCGGCTGAATCTGAAGTTGAAAAACGGAATATTGATACTTCAGACTTTGAACAAATTAAGGAAAAAGCTATTGTCGAAAAAAAACAAAAAGAAGAAGTTGACTCAAATGTTGTTGGTTCGGGAATTCGATTTTTAAATTTTCTTATTGACTTTGTGATTTGGTTAGTTTTAGCATTTATAATAAGTTTTTTGATCGGATTTTTTATTCAACCAACGGAACAAGTGGTGATATCACTAATTGGTTACATTTTGATTTTCGGAACATTTATCGCTTACTATGCGATCATGGAAATCAAATTTCAAAAAACTATAGGAAAGTTCATTACAAAAACAAAAGTTGTAAAAATGAATGGAGAAAAACCGACAGATGGAGATATTATTGCTCGGACCTTTTACCGACTGATTCCATTTGATAGACTTTCATTCTTATTTGTAAAAAATGGAATTCATGATTTTTTGTCAAAAACTACGGTTGTAAAAGACAAAACTCAATAA
- a CDS encoding enoyl-CoA hydratase/isomerase family protein, whose translation MYSNILTSHNGGITTITINRPSKLNALNKETIEELHNAFSTADKDAKTKVIIVTGSGEKAFVAGADISEFANFSVDQGGQLAAKGQELLFDFVANLSTPVIAAVNGFALGGGLELAMAAHFRVASDNAKMGLPEVSLGVIPGYGGTQRLPQLVGKGRAMEMIMTAGMIDANQALNYGLVNYVVSQEELLPLAEKLASKIMRNSSVAIGAAINAVNAVYEDGVNGFKIEIKEFGNCFGTEDFKEGTTAFLEKRKADFPGK comes from the coding sequence ATGTATAGTAATATTCTCACATCTCATAATGGTGGTATAACAACTATTACCATCAATCGTCCTTCAAAATTAAATGCACTTAATAAGGAAACTATTGAGGAGCTTCACAATGCTTTCAGTACAGCAGATAAAGACGCTAAGACAAAAGTAATTATCGTTACCGGAAGCGGGGAGAAAGCTTTTGTAGCGGGAGCTGATATTAGCGAATTCGCTAATTTTTCTGTAGATCAAGGAGGTCAGCTTGCTGCGAAAGGGCAGGAGCTACTTTTTGATTTTGTGGCTAATTTGTCCACACCGGTAATTGCTGCTGTTAATGGTTTTGCATTAGGTGGAGGATTAGAGTTAGCAATGGCAGCACATTTTAGAGTAGCTAGTGATAATGCTAAAATGGGATTACCAGAAGTATCTCTAGGTGTAATTCCAGGTTATGGAGGTACGCAACGTTTACCGCAGTTAGTAGGTAAAGGTAGAGCTATGGAAATGATCATGACAGCAGGAATGATTGATGCTAATCAAGCATTGAATTATGGATTGGTGAATTACGTAGTTTCTCAGGAAGAGTTATTGCCGTTAGCAGAAAAACTGGCTAGTAAGATTATGCGAAATTCGTCTGTTGCAATCGGCGCAGCTATTAATGCAGTTAATGCGGTTTACGAAGATGGTGTTAATGGTTTTAAAATAGAAATCAAAGAATTTGGTAATTGTTTCGGGACTGAAGATTTTAAAGAAGGAACTACTGCCTTTTTAGAAAAGAGAAAAGCGGATTTCCCTGGGAAATAA
- a CDS encoding DUF4177 domain-containing protein, with protein sequence MKEYKLESLIYYSKLTLDKEHILKSSSKDIQEKLDFYAKDGWKLVSTDVEDFGIGMYFYLYFERDLKQ encoded by the coding sequence ATGAAAGAGTACAAATTAGAATCATTGATTTATTATTCAAAACTAACGTTAGATAAAGAACATATCTTAAAATCTTCCTCTAAAGATATTCAGGAAAAACTGGATTTTTATGCTAAAGATGGATGGAAATTAGTGTCCACTGATGTAGAAGATTTTGGTATAGGAATGTACTTCTATTTATACTTCGAAAGAGATTTAAAACAATAA
- a CDS encoding PAS domain-containing sensor histidine kinase, which translates to MKLTKLSLRTRIFISMTVLVLLASVLVAAITVYQYKEEAEDYHRERLERKEERIKIAINNALRSTTYPVTEENVALIFREKKRISQISQEHTLPVNIYSLSGELLVKSEETFVNDTTDKQLSQRIIDTLGSGYEKRFLGVSEKNGEHFLSSYTYIKDYKSKPLAILNLPYLEDDNFFSRELWESLKRLGQVYLLMLLIAIILAYFLSKYITRSLKTISDTIDQTRLDKRNKRIRIGDSNDEIYSLVNAYNSMIDELEESAAMLAKSEREAAWREMAKQVAHEIKNPLTPMRLTVQSFERKFDPNDPNIEQKVKEYSDTLIQQIDTMSSIASAFSNFAQMPAQKSETLDVVKIVGLALDIFNEDYIVFPSEMEKIIAKFDRTQLIRVVTNLVKNAIQAIPEDQTPKIMVNVFTEMENVVITVADNGIGITEENKKMVFEPKFTTKSSGMGLGLGMVKNIVETYSGSITFTSQEGKGTVFKVKFPKEQ; encoded by the coding sequence ATGAAGCTTACCAAACTCTCCCTTAGAACGAGGATTTTTATTTCCATGACCGTATTAGTTTTGTTAGCTTCTGTACTGGTTGCTGCAATTACAGTGTATCAATACAAAGAGGAGGCAGAAGACTATCATCGTGAGCGATTAGAGAGGAAAGAAGAGCGAATTAAAATAGCCATTAATAACGCATTAAGAAGTACTACATATCCGGTAACTGAAGAGAATGTCGCTTTAATTTTTAGAGAGAAAAAAAGAATATCTCAAATTTCTCAAGAACACACATTACCAGTTAATATTTATAGCTTATCAGGAGAATTATTGGTTAAATCGGAGGAAACCTTTGTGAATGATACTACTGATAAACAATTAAGCCAACGTATTATTGATACTTTAGGCAGTGGATATGAAAAAAGGTTCTTGGGAGTTTCCGAGAAAAACGGTGAACACTTTTTATCGTCATACACTTATATTAAAGATTATAAATCAAAACCATTGGCAATACTTAACTTACCATATCTGGAAGATGATAATTTCTTTTCCAGAGAATTATGGGAATCTTTAAAAAGGCTGGGTCAAGTATATTTGCTGATGTTGTTAATTGCTATAATATTAGCATATTTTTTATCAAAATACATTACACGATCTCTTAAAACAATCTCAGATACTATAGATCAAACTCGCTTAGACAAACGTAATAAGAGAATCAGGATAGGAGATTCTAATGATGAGATTTATTCGTTGGTAAATGCATATAATAGCATGATCGATGAGTTAGAAGAAAGTGCTGCGATGCTGGCTAAAAGTGAGCGCGAAGCGGCTTGGCGAGAAATGGCAAAACAGGTTGCGCATGAAATTAAAAATCCACTAACTCCGATGCGATTAACGGTTCAGAGTTTCGAACGGAAGTTTGATCCCAATGACCCTAATATCGAACAAAAAGTTAAAGAGTACAGTGACACATTGATCCAGCAGATCGATACTATGAGCTCCATTGCGTCTGCGTTTTCTAATTTTGCGCAGATGCCAGCACAGAAAAGTGAAACATTAGATGTAGTTAAAATAGTAGGGTTGGCACTCGATATCTTTAATGAAGATTATATTGTTTTTCCTTCAGAAATGGAAAAGATTATTGCTAAGTTTGATAGGACACAGTTGATAAGGGTAGTGACTAATCTTGTTAAGAATGCAATACAAGCTATCCCAGAAGATCAAACGCCTAAAATCATGGTAAATGTTTTTACAGAAATGGAAAATGTGGTTATTACAGTAGCAGATAATGGGATTGGTATAACTGAGGAAAATAAAAAAATGGTTTTTGAACCAAAATTTACTACAAAAAGTAGTGGTATGGGATTAGGATTGGGTATGGTAAAAAATATTGTGGAAACCTATAGCGGAAGTATTACCTTTACATCTCAGGAGGGAAAAGGAACCGTTTTTAAGGTGAAATTTCCAAAAGAACAGTAA